In Planctomycetota bacterium, the sequence TGCTCAGAGACTGGAACCAGGCGCGCGCTCAGTACGAACGGGCCCGCCAGATTGACCCACACAACTTCATGGTCTCCGAGCGTCTGGGCGATCTGCGGTTGGCCGAGATGGACCACGAGATCGAGGAGTTGGAGAGCGACCCCGACGCGAAGGAACGCGTGGCCCAGTTGCGTAAAGAGCGCTTGCGATTCGCCTTCGAGGAGTACCAGCGGCGGGCCAAAGCGCGGCCTCAAGACCTGCCCACGCGGTTCGCACTGGCGAACATCCTGTTCAGCACGGGGAACTTTAAAGAGGCTTCGGCGCAGTTCCAGCTCGCGTCGCGTGACCCCCGTCACCGCCGCACGGCGCTGTACCGCCTCGGCATCTGCTTCCAGCGCCAGGGCCTGGTGGACCTGGCCGTGGAGCAGTTCCAGAAGGCCGTTGCCGGGGCCAGCCTGGTGGACCAGGAGGTCAAGGAAATCCTCTATTCGCTCGGCGAGGCCCGGGAAGGGCAGAACCGGCTGAACGAAGCTCTCGAGGCGTACAAACGCGTCTTCGAGGTGGACATCAATTTCCGCGACGTTTCCAGCAAGATCGAGGAACTCTACAAGCGGGGCGCCAAGGACGCCACGTAGGCGCGCCAGCCCCTTCCGCCAATCCGTTGGAGAGAGGAATGCCCAGGTCTTTCACGACGAAGAAGCGCATCCGACAGAACCTCCGCCGGCGTCTGCACAACCGGGCGGCCAAGGGCGCGGTGAAGCTCCAGGTGCGGCAGTTCGCGGCCGCGTTGGAGGGCGCGGACGCCGAGGCCAAGGTGCAGGAGTTCCGCAAGGCTGCGCGCGCGCTCGACAAGGCCGTCGCACACGGCGTGATGCATCGCAATGCCGCTGCCCGCAAGAAGTCCCGCCTCGCGGCGCAACTGAAGAAAGCCACCTCTACGCCCGCCGCGCAAGCCTGATGGAAACACTGGCCCGACAGGCCCTCGCCCACGCGCGCGCCGACTATGCCGAGGTGCGCATCGAGCGCAGGGCAACCACGCATGTCACCTACGTGGGGCGCGAGTTGGAGGACCTCTCCACTTTCACGTCGGTGGGAGGGTGCGTTCGCGCCCTGGTCAAGGGCGGGTGGGGATTCGCCTCGTTCAACGACTACGCCGATCTGCCCCGCTGCGTGCGGCTGGCGTGCGAGCAGGCCGCCTTGGTGGGCTCTGGCCCGAGCCGCCTGGCGCCTCCGATGCCGGCCCCCGCGCGCGTCTCTTCGGGCTGCGTGGTGGACCCGCGAGAAGTGCC encodes:
- the rpsT gene encoding 30S ribosomal protein S20, which encodes MPRSFTTKKRIRQNLRRRLHNRAAKGAVKLQVRQFAAALEGADAEAKVQEFRKAARALDKAVAHGVMHRNAAARKKSRLAAQLKKATSTPAAQA